The genomic window GTGCGAGCCAACAGCAGCAGCAACTGCCTGAGGATGATCCATTTCTTTTGCTTGCGGTAACTGGCCAGCAAAAAATCCATCGCGGCCCATTGTTGCCGTCGATGCCGCAGCATGTTGATCAGGTGCACCAACAACGGCACCCCGACAAACAAAAAACCGATCGTTAATGCAGGAAACAGAAACATACGTTGGCCGTTCAGCCCCTCAGGTTTGGCAGCCCTTTGCGGGCGGTCAAAAACTTAGCCAAGACAGCGTCCAGCGGTTCGCTGGTGCGAATCTGTAAATAGTCGATCATCAATCGGCCGCAGGCACGCCGGGTTTGCTCGAGGAAACCGTTCATGGCTTCCAGGTAACCTTCCCGCAGAGCCCGCGGGTTGCAGTTCAGAAAGTCCGGCGTCTCCAGACCTTCAAAGCGGGTGGCGCCGTCGAAGTTGAAATCTAACTCGTCGTCGTGCAACACGTGCAACAGAGCCACGTCGTGTCCGCGAGCTCGCATCACTCGCAAGCCCTCCAGCAAGTTATCGACGCCCAATAGATCCGAAACGATGGTCACCAGGCCGCGGCGAGGAATCGCCTGCGTGACTTGTCTGGCCACCTGTGGCAGGTCGGTGCGTTCGCCCGTGCCGACTTCGTCCAGGGCCATCACCAAGCGTCCCAACTGGTGCCGATTGCTTTTGGCCGGGACGGTCGAACGGACCTCGGTATCAAAGCTGAACAATCCGGTGGCATCCTGTTGCCGCAGAGCCAGGTAAGCCAGGCAGGCCGACAGCGAGGCCGCATATTCGAATTTATTCTGTTCGCCTTGGCCGTAGTCCATGCTGGCCGAACGGTCGACCATCAGGTGCAACCGCAAGTTCGTTTCTTCTTCGTACTGCTTGATGTGCAGACGATCCTGCCGCGCGTACACCTTCCAATCGATATGACGAATTTCGTCACCGGTGGTGTATTGACGATGTTGCAGGAATTCGACGGACTGGCCGAAGTACGGACTGCGGTGCATGCCCGACAAAAACCCTTCGACAACTCGGCGCGCCGTCAATTCCAGACGCCGAATCCGCTGCGTCGCTTCAGGACGCAAAAATCTTTTGGAATCGGGCATCGCGAGTCAGTTCATCTTCCGTCTTGGGAGTTGCTGCAAGAATCCGTTGGATCACATCGTCGCTGGACACGCCGTCGCTTTCCGCCGCAAAATTGACCACCATTCGATGCCGCAGCACCGGCGGTGCCAGGGCGGCGATGTCTTCGACTTGGACGTGGAAGCGGCCTTCGAGCAAGGCCCGCGCCTTGCCGCCCAGGATCAGGAATTGAACCGCTCGCGGGCCCGCCCCCCAGCCCACCAGTTCTTCCACAAAATCCGGGACGCCTTCGCTGCCCACGCGGGTCTGCCTGACCAAAGACAAGGCAAACCGCACCACGTGATCGCTGACCGGTACCTGACGGACCAGATCCTGCAGGGCCAGAATGTCCTCGCCGGAAAGAATCGGTTGAACATCGGCGATACCGGTGCCGGTGGTTCGCCGGGCGACTTCGAATTCCTCGTCAAAGCTGGGATAGCGGACGAAGATCTTGAACATGAAGCGGTCCTGTTGCGCTTCGGGCAAGGGATACGTGCCCTCTTGTTCAATCGGGTTCTGCGTGGCCAGCACGAAGAAGGGATCCGGCAGCGTATGGCGGACGCGGCCCACGGTGACCTGGCGTTCCTGCATGGCTTCCAACAAGGCGGCCTGCGTCTTGGGCGGCGTGCGGTTGATTTCGTCGGCCAGGATCACGTTGGCGAACAAGGGACCTTCCATGAATCGCATTTCACGGTGCCCGGTCGCTCGATCCTCTTCGATGATTTCCGTACCCGTGACGTCGGCCGGCATCAGGTCGGGCGTGAACTGTACGCGGCTGAAGCGCAGGTCCAAGGCTCGCGCCAGGGTGCTGATCATCAGCGTCTTGGCCAACCCGGGAACGCCTTCGAGCAAACAGTGCCCGCGACTGAACAAACAGATCAACAGTTCATCGATGACTTGATCTTGACCAACGATGATTTTCCCAAGTTGTTCTCGAATCGCATCACGTGCCTCGTGAAGCTTGCTGGCCTGGGAGGCGTCTAGAGGGGCGGCGTCAGCGGTCATCCGATTCCTTTACGTCTTTATTAATTAAACGTGCAGAGCATTCGACAAACGTGCACAGCGCAGGATCGACACCTCCCGCACGCACCCCAGAATAGCAACAACCTGCGCGTCTAGCTACGATTGGTTACGGCAGCAAAGCTTCCGCGGTTGGCTTTTCGGTCACAGAAAAGCGAAATATCTGCCGGCTGTGGGGGTCGGCAACCAGCACCGCAGTCGGCTCGGCGGCGTCTTCACCGGCCGGCCGCTCAACGGCGATCCCCACGGGATGCTTTAGCGGTTCCCCCCGATACCATTCGCTGACCTGCCCCTCGGTCGAGACCTTCCAGATCGCTTTGCCGTAGCCGTCGGTAACATACGCCTGGTCACCGATATGCACGATTCCACCGGGGTACTGAAACGGCCGCCCGGATACGAAAGGCGTGACCTGGTTCTCGGCATCAACGGTCACGATCGCAGCGTCGTCAGGCGTTAGCGCCCACAAACGCCCCGTCGCATCAAACGACAAACCACGGGCGTTGACCGCCGCCACCAGCTGCGGCTGGCCACCGGCGAGCGGAAAGCGGAACAGAGCCCGTTTCTCGGCGTCGCCCACGTACACCGATTTGCCTTCGGGATCGATCGCCAGGCACATCGGGATCCCGACCATGCCACCGGTCAGCCCGACCAACTTCTGCGTGTCGGCGGCGATCCGATAGATATCGCGCGAGGCTGAATCGCCCACCAGCACGCTGCCATCGTCCAGAGCCAGCACGCACCGCGGCCGGTTCATCGCCTGCCGCATTTGGATCGGCCCCTTATAAAACAGCGTCGGCGCGGCCTTGTTTTCGCCCAGTCGCCACAATCCCGGCAGATCCAAATCCACCACCGTGACCGCTCCGTCGGCGCCCACCGACACGTTCAGCGGATAAGCCACGCCATCGGCTGCCGGCGGTTCTTGAGCGGGCAGTAAGGCGGCGGAAAGTGGCAACAGAGCCAAAGCGATCAACGCCGGCAGCCAGCCCCCACTTCCAGCGGAAGTCCGCCCCCCGAAAAAGCTTGGCGTTCCGGTTGCAGCGAATACGGCAAGCGGGTGAATGATTCCGGTTAGGAAAAGTTTTCTCATGAGAGCGACTCTGCGGGTCGATATAGACGGTTAAGGTCCCAGTTTAGGGGACCGGTGAGCGTTCGTTGTGAACGCCAAATCAACGCAAGAAGGAAAATGTCGATGGATTGGCTATCGCAGGCAGGATGGAAACGAGCGGGACGGTTGGGTGTGGCATTGGCGGTGACCACGCTGGCAATCACCGCATGGGGCGACGTTGCCAACGGACAGGACCGCCAACCCCACGCGTCAAGTCAAATTGATCTCAGCCATGCTCGGCAGGTTAGCCGACCCGCTAGCACGGAGTCAAATCCGCAGCAGCTGGTGGCTCAGCGATCCTATC from Roseimaritima ulvae includes these protein-coding regions:
- a CDS encoding NHL repeat-containing protein — its product is MRKLFLTGIIHPLAVFAATGTPSFFGGRTSAGSGGWLPALIALALLPLSAALLPAQEPPAADGVAYPLNVSVGADGAVTVVDLDLPGLWRLGENKAAPTLFYKGPIQMRQAMNRPRCVLALDDGSVLVGDSASRDIYRIAADTQKLVGLTGGMVGIPMCLAIDPEGKSVYVGDAEKRALFRFPLAGGQPQLVAAVNARGLSFDATGRLWALTPDDAAIVTVDAENQVTPFVSGRPFQYPGGIVHIGDQAYVTDGYGKAIWKVSTEGQVSEWYRGEPLKHPVGIAVERPAGEDAAEPTAVLVADPHSRQIFRFSVTEKPTAEALLP
- a CDS encoding DUF58 domain-containing protein, which produces MRPEATQRIRRLELTARRVVEGFLSGMHRSPYFGQSVEFLQHRQYTTGDEIRHIDWKVYARQDRLHIKQYEEETNLRLHLMVDRSASMDYGQGEQNKFEYAASLSACLAYLALRQQDATGLFSFDTEVRSTVPAKSNRHQLGRLVMALDEVGTGERTDLPQVARQVTQAIPRRGLVTIVSDLLGVDNLLEGLRVMRARGHDVALLHVLHDDELDFNFDGATRFEGLETPDFLNCNPRALREGYLEAMNGFLEQTRRACGRLMIDYLQIRTSEPLDAVLAKFLTARKGLPNLRG
- a CDS encoding AAA family ATPase — its product is MTADAAPLDASQASKLHEARDAIREQLGKIIVGQDQVIDELLICLFSRGHCLLEGVPGLAKTLMISTLARALDLRFSRVQFTPDLMPADVTGTEIIEEDRATGHREMRFMEGPLFANVILADEINRTPPKTQAALLEAMQERQVTVGRVRHTLPDPFFVLATQNPIEQEGTYPLPEAQQDRFMFKIFVRYPSFDEEFEVARRTTGTGIADVQPILSGEDILALQDLVRQVPVSDHVVRFALSLVRQTRVGSEGVPDFVEELVGWGAGPRAVQFLILGGKARALLEGRFHVQVEDIAALAPPVLRHRMVVNFAAESDGVSSDDVIQRILAATPKTEDELTRDARFQKIFAS